One part of the Terrimicrobium sacchariphilum genome encodes these proteins:
- the pdxA gene encoding 4-hydroxythreonine-4-phosphate dehydrogenase PdxA produces the protein MKPRIGLTLGDPAGIGPEVIRAALLSTDIPTDAEYILIGGEGADVFRPGEPSRDSALHALASLEEAAERCRSGDLHGVVTGPISKKSMHEIGFDFPGQTEFFASWAGIENFAMCLTGGQITVALVTAHVPLREVRSLLSEEEIARVGGLLTHFLRRRGLRIPRIAVAGYNPHAGEGGDLGREEIEIISPAIDLLKARFGALAEFSGPHSPDTVFCRSVAGEFDGVLCMYHDQGLIPLKLHAFDRGVNVTLGLPFVRTSPDHGTAFEIAGKGVARPESTIHAVALAVELARAREID, from the coding sequence GTGAAGCCGCGTATCGGTCTCACCTTGGGCGATCCGGCTGGGATTGGTCCGGAAGTCATTCGGGCGGCCCTGCTTTCTACGGACATACCCACGGATGCGGAATATATCCTTATAGGTGGGGAGGGTGCGGATGTTTTTCGGCCCGGTGAGCCGAGCAGGGATTCCGCTTTGCATGCTCTAGCCTCTCTGGAAGAAGCCGCGGAACGTTGTCGGTCCGGGGATTTACACGGAGTTGTGACTGGCCCGATTTCCAAGAAATCGATGCACGAGATCGGCTTCGATTTTCCAGGGCAAACCGAGTTTTTTGCCTCTTGGGCGGGCATCGAGAATTTTGCCATGTGCCTTACCGGTGGCCAGATCACCGTTGCTCTGGTCACCGCCCATGTGCCGCTACGCGAAGTGCGCTCTCTTTTAAGTGAAGAGGAAATCGCGCGTGTTGGGGGCCTGTTGACTCACTTCCTGAGGAGGAGAGGCTTGAGAATTCCTCGTATCGCCGTGGCCGGATACAATCCCCATGCCGGGGAGGGTGGCGATCTTGGACGGGAGGAGATCGAGATCATTTCTCCAGCCATCGATCTGCTTAAGGCGCGGTTCGGTGCGCTTGCAGAGTTTTCGGGGCCTCATTCCCCGGATACCGTGTTTTGTCGGAGCGTTGCGGGTGAGTTCGATGGTGTACTATGCATGTACCACGACCAGGGCCTCATTCCTTTGAAACTGCATGCGTTTGACCGCGGGGTAAATGTCACCCTGGGGCTTCCCTTCGTACGTACGAGCCCAGACCACGGTACGGCCTTTGAGATCGCAGGGAAGGGTGTTGCGAGACCTGAGAGTACGATTCACGCGGTGGCTCTCGCTGTGGAATTGGCGCGAGCACGAGAGATCGACTAG
- a CDS encoding aminotransferase class IV, whose translation MKSPFSWQFQEDELIDAHTIPIWDRGFRYGMSVFETILLHRGRAVLEAEHLERLQKASAAAGFVLPVGLQSALARRLEELGGSFSGMMRIYVTAGSGAPLSETRESRVFVFGEEAEAPSALERERGWNLHVSRAPIFAVLGGWKTGNYWPHVQALAEARQSACDESVMLDLAGSVVSAAMANLFALIDGEWLTPPLAFGARDGVVRDWVMQNSSAREEVIVLEALLRATECFLTNSRIGIQPVRSIDGRELPSQSAGRLIYDTYREKILGA comes from the coding sequence GTGAAATCGCCCTTCTCCTGGCAGTTTCAGGAGGATGAGCTGATCGATGCCCATACGATCCCGATTTGGGATCGGGGATTTCGATACGGCATGAGTGTTTTTGAAACGATCCTGCTCCATCGAGGGCGGGCCGTTTTGGAAGCGGAGCACCTGGAGCGTCTGCAGAAAGCATCTGCTGCCGCCGGGTTTGTACTGCCCGTTGGGCTCCAGTCGGCACTCGCACGTCGCCTCGAGGAACTGGGAGGCTCTTTCTCGGGAATGATGCGGATTTATGTTACCGCGGGCAGTGGTGCGCCTTTGTCGGAAACACGGGAATCGCGCGTCTTCGTATTTGGGGAAGAGGCCGAGGCACCGTCTGCGCTCGAAAGGGAGAGGGGATGGAATCTGCATGTATCCCGAGCTCCAATCTTTGCCGTCCTTGGGGGGTGGAAGACGGGAAATTATTGGCCGCACGTCCAGGCACTGGCGGAGGCCCGGCAAAGCGCGTGCGACGAAAGCGTGATGCTCGACCTTGCGGGAAGCGTGGTTTCTGCCGCGATGGCAAATTTGTTTGCTCTCATCGATGGGGAGTGGCTCACGCCTCCTCTTGCTTTCGGTGCTCGTGACGGCGTCGTGCGGGATTGGGTGATGCAGAACTCATCGGCCCGCGAGGAAGTGATTGTTCTCGAGGCCCTCTTGCGCGCTACAGAATGCTTCCTTACCAACAGCCGTATAGGAATCCAGCCCGTACGATCCATCGATGGCCGTGAGTTGCCCAGCCAGTCCGCCGGACGTCTGATTTACGATACCTACCGTGAAAAAATCCTCGGCGCTTGA
- a CDS encoding type II secretion system protein, translating into MISPSKPSLKPRVLAYSGRKGMTLIELVVAIGIFLILAVMIFKATPNLYGSFTKAQCISNMRSLHSAFAAYISEKNHWPPVPTDLSSNDTLYDNYWIGIMRPYTQSEKVWQCPVLAKGHLKNASGDELKVHYLPTEFDATPNGPYRWPRQPWLIEIASAHGQGPLILFPDGSVQALGQLLKNN; encoded by the coding sequence GTGATTAGTCCCTCGAAACCAAGTTTGAAACCGCGAGTGCTCGCGTATTCCGGCCGAAAAGGAATGACGCTCATCGAGCTGGTCGTAGCGATTGGGATTTTTTTGATTCTGGCGGTCATGATCTTCAAGGCGACGCCAAATCTCTATGGTAGCTTTACCAAGGCGCAATGCATAAGCAACATGCGGAGTCTGCACTCTGCCTTTGCAGCCTACATCAGCGAGAAGAATCACTGGCCGCCTGTGCCGACTGATCTCTCCTCAAATGATACCTTATACGACAATTATTGGATCGGGATTATGAGGCCGTACACGCAGTCGGAGAAGGTCTGGCAGTGCCCGGTTCTCGCCAAAGGCCACTTAAAAAACGCTTCAGGCGACGAATTAAAAGTGCACTATCTGCCCACGGAATTCGACGCCACTCCCAACGGACCCTACCGCTGGCCGCGACAGCCTTGGCTGATCGAAATTGCCAGTGCCCATGGCCAGGGACCTCTGATCCTGTTTCCCGATGGATCCGTTCAGGCTCTCGGGCAATTGTTGAAGAACAACTAA
- the mfd gene encoding transcription-repair coupling factor, with protein sequence MKKSSALDRIIQCVEPVLKGRLSRPGALSEVCESAQPFVASMVIRAQANRRVWVECPTLKAQEAFAAELAVWNAATRIFPELEAPADENDTVLADPETAAERLELLQLLGGKDYRGPVVVHTEQWTHHVPTSQSIAGAVLRLERDRTLSLDEATEKLAAAGYERTAQVGTRGQYAVRGGIFDVYSWQAPLPFRVELDDDRIESIREFHPDTQISISTLEDCEILAGNLDRRLCLLENYVGKDDLIISSGPVGRGEIVLEAGGANDPAAFFPQPFSEFHAGDLVLDAARRGQFFRQLEEWRREGWMVALLANSDGEIERFRELAREHCHDVADLVFLKLPLSRGFICPAVRLAVLSDAELFGRGAALRLQRLALRRERAVASRAATDFSEFAPGDYVVHLDHGIGRFEGLQERPGTGEGEMLVVEYANSARLYVPLDQAWQVSRYVGLGKKNPELSELGDAKWEKAKQKAQKSIFDYAASMLRIQAEREIAPGFAHPPDSHWQEEFEDSFPYKATVDQVRAIAEAKHDMESDMPMDRLVCGDVGFGKTEVAIRAVFKAVMSGKQVAVLAPTTVLAQQHYQNFRERMSDYPVNVELLSRYRTPAEQKKVLRGLAAGGVDIVVGTHRLVSADVQFKDIGLVVVDEEQRFGVKHKDRLKERFRQVDVLTLSATPIPRTLYLALMGARDMSVIETPPANRQSVETIVCAYDERVFRDAINRELNRGGQVYFLHNRVGTIEKVAARIKELCPKAKVIVGHGQMAEGALEDVMRIFVGGKADVLVSTTIIESGIDIPNANTIIIDRADLFGLADLYQLRGRVGRSQNKAYAYLMLPRDLMGAARKRVSAIKQYSELGSGFKIAMRDLEIRGAGNLLGTAQSGHIITVGFDLYCKLLKQAVDTLKGNRRGKRPPAGLRLDFVTTDEAQWISPGVEMAGSFLPASYVTDSRTRIVCYRKLAEVSEADGVGLLENEWRDRFGPLPLPAENALLCARIRIEAARRRITMVESRDSKLMLTQRRELLQKDGRFPRLTASDPDSRLREILSFLESIPCT encoded by the coding sequence GTGAAAAAATCCTCGGCGCTTGATCGCATCATTCAATGCGTCGAGCCGGTCCTGAAGGGACGCTTAAGTCGGCCGGGCGCACTATCAGAGGTCTGCGAGTCGGCGCAACCGTTTGTCGCCAGCATGGTGATCCGGGCTCAGGCCAATCGGCGCGTTTGGGTGGAGTGTCCGACTTTGAAGGCCCAGGAGGCGTTCGCTGCGGAACTTGCCGTCTGGAATGCGGCGACTCGCATTTTTCCAGAGCTTGAGGCGCCTGCGGATGAAAATGATACCGTATTGGCTGATCCTGAAACAGCAGCGGAACGTCTGGAACTGCTGCAGCTGCTCGGCGGCAAGGATTACCGTGGACCGGTTGTCGTTCATACCGAGCAATGGACGCACCACGTTCCCACCTCGCAATCAATCGCCGGTGCGGTGCTTCGCCTGGAAAGGGACCGCACATTGTCACTGGATGAAGCGACAGAAAAGCTGGCCGCCGCTGGCTATGAGCGCACTGCCCAGGTGGGCACTCGCGGGCAATACGCGGTACGAGGCGGTATTTTTGATGTTTATTCCTGGCAGGCGCCCCTGCCGTTCCGGGTCGAGCTCGATGACGACCGTATAGAGTCCATTCGCGAGTTTCACCCCGATACACAGATCTCCATCTCAACGTTGGAAGACTGTGAGATTCTGGCAGGAAATCTCGACCGCAGGCTATGTCTGCTGGAGAACTATGTCGGGAAAGACGATTTGATCATTTCTTCCGGCCCTGTTGGACGCGGCGAGATCGTCCTTGAAGCCGGAGGGGCGAACGATCCTGCAGCGTTTTTTCCGCAACCCTTTTCGGAGTTTCATGCGGGAGACCTCGTGCTCGATGCCGCGAGACGCGGCCAGTTCTTTCGCCAGCTTGAGGAGTGGCGACGCGAAGGTTGGATGGTTGCGTTGCTGGCGAACAGTGATGGTGAAATCGAGCGTTTCCGGGAACTGGCTCGAGAACACTGTCATGACGTGGCGGATCTCGTCTTTCTCAAGCTTCCGCTCTCCCGGGGATTTATTTGTCCCGCCGTCCGGTTGGCGGTGCTTTCCGATGCCGAGCTCTTTGGGCGTGGAGCGGCTCTGCGGCTGCAACGGCTGGCTTTGCGTCGCGAGCGCGCGGTCGCCAGTCGTGCTGCCACCGACTTCAGCGAGTTTGCCCCTGGCGATTATGTGGTCCATCTGGACCATGGCATCGGCCGGTTTGAAGGATTGCAGGAACGACCCGGGACAGGTGAGGGAGAGATGCTCGTCGTGGAGTATGCAAACTCGGCCCGCCTTTATGTTCCACTTGATCAAGCCTGGCAGGTCTCGCGCTATGTCGGCTTGGGCAAAAAGAACCCCGAGCTTTCGGAACTGGGGGATGCCAAATGGGAGAAGGCCAAGCAAAAGGCGCAGAAATCGATTTTCGACTACGCTGCCAGCATGCTGCGCATCCAGGCGGAGCGCGAGATCGCGCCGGGATTTGCCCATCCTCCAGACTCCCATTGGCAAGAAGAGTTTGAGGATTCGTTCCCGTACAAGGCTACCGTCGATCAGGTAAGGGCAATCGCAGAGGCAAAGCACGACATGGAGTCGGATATGCCCATGGACCGCCTGGTGTGTGGAGACGTGGGCTTCGGAAAGACGGAGGTCGCCATTCGGGCGGTGTTCAAAGCCGTGATGAGCGGGAAGCAGGTTGCCGTGCTGGCACCCACGACCGTACTGGCCCAGCAACACTATCAGAACTTCCGCGAACGGATGAGTGATTACCCCGTCAATGTGGAGCTTCTCAGCCGGTATCGCACGCCTGCGGAGCAAAAGAAGGTGCTGCGCGGGCTGGCGGCGGGAGGAGTGGATATCGTCGTCGGCACACATCGACTTGTTTCAGCCGATGTGCAGTTCAAGGACATCGGGCTGGTGGTGGTCGATGAGGAGCAGCGATTCGGAGTAAAGCACAAGGATCGGCTCAAGGAGCGCTTCCGGCAGGTCGACGTCCTGACGCTCTCCGCCACTCCGATTCCCCGTACTCTTTACCTCGCGCTCATGGGTGCCAGGGATATGTCGGTCATCGAGACACCGCCGGCCAATCGCCAGTCGGTGGAGACCATCGTGTGCGCTTACGATGAGCGGGTCTTTCGCGATGCCATCAATCGGGAACTAAACCGGGGCGGGCAGGTGTATTTCCTCCACAACCGCGTCGGTACCATCGAGAAGGTCGCGGCCCGTATCAAGGAACTCTGTCCCAAAGCCAAGGTGATCGTCGGCCACGGTCAGATGGCCGAGGGGGCATTGGAGGACGTCATGAGGATATTTGTCGGCGGAAAGGCCGATGTGCTCGTCTCGACCACGATCATCGAAAGCGGCATCGATATCCCGAACGCAAACACGATTATCATTGATCGCGCCGACTTGTTTGGCCTGGCCGACCTCTATCAGCTGAGAGGTCGCGTGGGGCGTTCTCAAAACAAGGCCTACGCCTACCTGATGCTGCCTCGAGATCTGATGGGAGCAGCTCGCAAGCGCGTCTCGGCGATCAAGCAATACAGCGAGCTGGGCTCCGGCTTCAAAATCGCCATGCGTGACCTTGAGATCCGCGGAGCAGGTAATCTTCTGGGAACGGCGCAAAGTGGGCACATCATCACCGTGGGCTTCGATCTATACTGCAAGCTCCTGAAACAGGCGGTAGATACTCTCAAGGGGAATCGCCGGGGTAAACGTCCACCTGCCGGACTGAGGCTCGATTTTGTCACCACCGACGAAGCGCAATGGATCTCTCCCGGTGTCGAAATGGCTGGCAGTTTCCTGCCAGCCTCCTACGTGACAGATTCCCGGACCAGGATTGTCTGCTATCGCAAGCTGGCAGAGGTGTCGGAAGCCGATGGAGTCGGCCTGCTGGAGAATGAATGGCGGGACCGTTTCGGCCCGCTGCCACTTCCGGCGGAGAATGCATTGCTCTGTGCTCGCATTCGCATCGAGGCAGCCCGCAGGCGCATCACGATGGTCGAATCCCGTGACAGTAAACTCATGCTCACTCAGCGTCGGGAGCTGCTGCAAAAGGATGGGCGGTTTCCCCGCTTGACGGCCTCCGACCCGGATTCTAGGTTGCGAGAGATATTGTCTTTTTTGGAATCCATTCCCTGTACATGA
- a CDS encoding peptidylprolyl isomerase: MKHFVVFSVALLIAGIALAQKAEVIDGIAALVNNDVVTISQVRELVGARERSLRQLYSGNELRAKLEEVRLAAIKDLIDRQLILQEFKKLQEKGASIPDYVIDDRVQTIIREEFGGDRSAFIRTLQAQGYTLTRFKEIEREKIIVQAMRQSKVNNDFVISPTQIQAYYNKNKMSYATPEQVKLRMIVIREENSSDVASTDKQGIAKEIRDKIAGGAEFDRMAQMYSEDPNTQEVGGDWGWIERGTLNEQLTSVAFSLRPGEVSPVVQIGGTYYILMIEAKKNAAVKPISDVRDEIERNLIQQERMKSQERWLDTLRQKAYIKILS; encoded by the coding sequence ATGAAGCATTTTGTCGTTTTCTCCGTGGCGCTTTTGATTGCCGGTATTGCGCTCGCGCAGAAAGCAGAGGTCATCGATGGTATCGCAGCTCTCGTCAACAATGACGTGGTCACCATCTCGCAAGTACGAGAACTGGTCGGCGCTCGTGAGCGCTCTCTCCGTCAGTTGTACAGCGGCAACGAGTTGCGCGCGAAGCTCGAAGAAGTGCGCTTGGCCGCGATCAAGGATCTGATCGATCGCCAACTGATCCTGCAGGAGTTCAAGAAGCTTCAGGAAAAGGGGGCAAGCATTCCGGACTACGTGATTGATGACCGTGTGCAGACCATCATCCGAGAGGAGTTTGGTGGTGATCGCTCCGCGTTCATCCGCACTTTGCAGGCACAGGGATACACGTTGACGCGATTCAAGGAGATCGAGCGCGAAAAGATCATCGTGCAAGCCATGCGCCAGTCGAAGGTGAACAACGACTTCGTGATCTCGCCGACCCAGATCCAAGCCTATTACAACAAAAACAAGATGTCCTACGCGACTCCCGAGCAGGTCAAGCTCCGGATGATCGTCATCCGTGAGGAAAACTCCTCGGACGTCGCCTCGACGGATAAACAGGGCATCGCCAAGGAGATCAGGGACAAAATTGCCGGCGGTGCGGAGTTCGACCGTATGGCTCAGATGTACTCCGAAGACCCGAATACCCAGGAGGTCGGGGGAGACTGGGGCTGGATCGAACGTGGAACGCTCAACGAGCAACTCACGAGCGTGGCTTTTTCCCTGCGGCCGGGCGAGGTAAGCCCTGTCGTACAGATTGGTGGCACCTACTACATCCTCATGATCGAGGCGAAGAAGAATGCCGCAGTGAAGCCGATTTCCGATGTTCGTGATGAGATCGAGCGCAACCTCATTCAGCAGGAGCGAATGAAGTCCCAGGAACGCTGGCTCGATACGCTCCGCCAGAAGGCTTACATCAAAATCCTCTCCTAG
- the uvrA gene encoding excinuclease ABC subunit UvrA, with translation MPVVNHSVIRIKGARQHNLQNIDVEIPRNKLVVLTGLSGSGKSSLAFDTLYAEGQRKYVESLSAYARQFLDQMQKPDVDYIEGLSPAIAIEQRNSAANPRSTIATTTEIYDYLRLLFAAIGKPHDPATGEAVVRQTPQQITDEILSWPEGTKIILLAPLVNHETGEFRDVIEKARREGFVRLRIDGQTVELGTPTLPKLAKTAAHTIEAVVDRLVVKDGIRQRLADSIESALRWGSGKITISRLISSEAEWDERKFSTDFSNPSTGFTMPKLTPKHFSFNSHHGACPACHGIGTELFFDHDLMVDPAKTLAQGAIKPWRVGNKRMRLYYGAILEALRADTPVPEDVPFRDLPQNFKSLLFEGSGDRGVTVQTSAERKVTKPFEGLVAQMERLFETSESEFTRKRLRAFQSRRVCRICQGARLRPEILAVTIPVSDGREINIDQFCDLPIAEAYGVASGIVLSTTEEEIVHDVQREIRQRLGFLNEVGLGYLQLSRESGTLSGGEAQRIRLATQIGSGLAGVLYVLDEPSIGLHQRDNDRLIGTLRTLRELGNSVIVVEHDEDTIRAADHILDIGPGAGPRGGKIVAQGSLDEILKCEDSLTAQYLNKGLKISVPKYRVPPRKLRKLAGEIGDGWLTVFGATENNLKNVTAAFPVGCLTCVTGVSGSGKSTLVNDILRAVLARDLNGAKERPGAFKRIVGTEQFDKVVVIDQTPVGRTPRSNPATYSGALGPIRDLFSELPAARIRGYDASRFSFNAKGGRCEHCQGDGFIKIEMHFLADVYVECEVCHGQRYNRETLEITYKGKNIADVLAMTVDEASRFFRNIPALSSKLETLQDVGLGYLRLGQSATTLSGGEAQRMKLAAELARRATGRTIYLLDEPTTGLHFADIHKLLEVLMKLRDAHNTLIVIEHNLEVIKCADWIIDLGPEGGAGGGTIVCEGTPEEVAANPKSHTAAYLARMLK, from the coding sequence ATGCCGGTCGTCAATCACTCGGTTATTCGCATCAAAGGGGCGAGACAGCACAACCTGCAGAATATCGATGTCGAGATTCCGCGGAACAAGCTGGTCGTCCTGACGGGGTTGAGCGGCTCCGGCAAATCCTCGCTGGCCTTCGATACGCTTTATGCCGAGGGACAACGAAAATATGTCGAGAGCCTTTCGGCGTACGCGAGGCAGTTTCTGGACCAGATGCAGAAGCCGGATGTCGATTATATCGAGGGACTTTCTCCAGCGATCGCAATTGAACAGCGCAATTCTGCGGCCAACCCGAGGTCAACCATCGCAACGACGACTGAGATTTACGATTATCTGCGGCTTCTGTTTGCCGCGATCGGAAAGCCCCACGATCCCGCTACGGGAGAAGCGGTCGTACGCCAGACTCCGCAGCAAATCACCGACGAGATTCTTTCCTGGCCTGAGGGCACGAAAATCATTCTGCTAGCCCCCTTGGTCAATCACGAGACCGGAGAGTTCCGTGACGTCATTGAAAAGGCGCGCCGCGAAGGTTTTGTCCGCCTGAGAATCGACGGTCAGACGGTGGAACTTGGCACCCCGACGCTGCCCAAGCTGGCCAAGACCGCGGCCCATACTATTGAGGCCGTGGTGGATCGGCTGGTGGTCAAGGATGGCATCCGGCAAAGGCTTGCGGATTCCATCGAGAGTGCCCTCCGCTGGGGCTCGGGGAAAATCACGATCAGCCGCTTGATTTCCTCTGAGGCCGAGTGGGACGAGCGCAAGTTTTCGACCGACTTCAGCAACCCCTCGACGGGCTTCACCATGCCGAAGCTCACGCCGAAGCACTTCTCGTTCAATAGCCATCATGGAGCCTGCCCGGCGTGTCATGGAATTGGCACCGAATTGTTTTTTGACCATGATCTCATGGTCGATCCAGCCAAAACGCTCGCTCAGGGTGCTATCAAACCATGGCGGGTGGGAAACAAGCGGATGCGGCTCTATTATGGGGCCATTCTGGAAGCATTACGCGCAGATACCCCTGTGCCGGAGGATGTTCCGTTTAGGGATCTGCCGCAGAATTTCAAGAGCCTCCTCTTTGAAGGCAGCGGAGACCGGGGAGTGACGGTTCAGACATCTGCCGAGCGCAAGGTGACCAAGCCTTTTGAGGGTTTGGTCGCCCAGATGGAGCGGCTTTTTGAGACGAGTGAAAGTGAGTTTACTCGCAAGCGCCTCCGGGCTTTCCAAAGCCGCCGCGTGTGCCGGATATGCCAGGGGGCGAGGCTGCGCCCGGAGATCCTGGCGGTAACGATTCCGGTTTCAGACGGCCGGGAGATCAACATCGACCAGTTTTGCGACCTTCCGATCGCGGAGGCCTACGGCGTTGCTTCCGGAATCGTATTGAGCACCACCGAAGAGGAGATCGTGCATGATGTTCAGCGCGAGATCCGCCAGCGCCTGGGGTTTCTGAATGAGGTCGGGCTGGGGTATCTACAGCTCAGCCGTGAAAGCGGCACGCTCAGCGGAGGGGAAGCTCAGCGCATCCGCCTTGCGACCCAGATTGGCTCGGGGTTGGCTGGTGTGTTGTACGTGCTGGATGAGCCGAGCATTGGCTTGCACCAGCGTGATAACGACCGGCTGATTGGAACCCTGCGAACCCTGCGTGAACTCGGCAACAGCGTGATAGTGGTCGAGCACGATGAGGATACGATCCGCGCTGCCGACCACATTCTGGACATCGGTCCGGGAGCCGGGCCTCGGGGCGGAAAGATCGTCGCCCAAGGCTCGCTCGACGAGATCCTGAAATGCGAGGACTCCCTTACGGCGCAGTACCTCAACAAAGGGTTGAAAATCTCCGTGCCAAAATATCGCGTGCCGCCTCGCAAATTGCGCAAGCTTGCGGGGGAAATCGGGGACGGATGGCTCACGGTGTTTGGCGCCACCGAAAATAATCTCAAGAACGTCACGGCGGCCTTTCCGGTCGGGTGCCTGACTTGCGTGACGGGCGTTTCCGGCAGTGGAAAGTCGACGCTGGTAAACGATATCCTGCGTGCCGTCCTGGCGAGGGATCTCAATGGAGCCAAGGAGCGTCCGGGAGCCTTCAAACGCATCGTCGGTACCGAACAATTTGACAAGGTCGTGGTGATCGACCAGACCCCGGTGGGACGCACACCTCGATCAAATCCCGCTACGTACTCGGGCGCACTCGGGCCGATTCGCGACCTGTTTAGTGAACTGCCCGCCGCGCGAATCCGGGGCTACGATGCCAGCAGATTCTCCTTCAATGCCAAGGGCGGTCGGTGCGAGCACTGCCAGGGCGATGGCTTCATCAAGATCGAAATGCATTTTCTCGCCGACGTCTACGTGGAGTGCGAGGTATGCCATGGCCAGCGATACAATCGCGAGACCCTGGAGATCACTTACAAGGGAAAGAATATCGCCGATGTGCTTGCGATGACCGTGGACGAAGCATCGCGTTTCTTTCGCAATATCCCGGCGCTTTCATCCAAACTCGAGACATTGCAGGATGTCGGCTTGGGGTACCTCCGGCTCGGTCAGTCTGCCACGACACTATCCGGCGGCGAGGCGCAGCGCATGAAACTGGCTGCAGAATTGGCGCGCCGGGCTACAGGGCGTACGATTTACCTGCTAGACGAACCGACCACCGGACTCCATTTTGCAGATATCCACAAGCTCCTCGAAGTGCTGATGAAGCTCCGCGACGCCCATAATACCCTGATCGTTATCGAACATAACCTCGAGGTGATCAAATGTGCCGACTGGATCATTGACCTTGGTCCAGAAGGTGGAGCGGGTGGGGGAACCATCGTCTGTGAGGGAACTCCTGAAGAGGTTGCGGCAAATCCCAAGAGCCACACCGCAGCCTATCTCGCTCGTATGCTCAAATGA